From a single Lolium rigidum isolate FL_2022 chromosome 7, APGP_CSIRO_Lrig_0.1, whole genome shotgun sequence genomic region:
- the LOC124675627 gene encoding plasma membrane ATPase, translating to MGGLEEIRNEAVDLENIPIEEVFEQLKCTRQGLTSDEGAQRVEIFGLNKLEEKKESKILKFLGFMWNPLSWVMEMAAIMAIALANGDGKPPDWQDFIGIIVLLVINSTISFIEENNAGNAAAALMANLAPKTKVLRDGRWGEQEASILVPGDIVSIKLGDIVPADARLLEGDPLKIDQSGLTGESLPVTKNPGDEVFSGSTCKQGEIEAVVIATGVHTFFGKAAHLVDSTNQVGHFQQVLTAIGNFCIISIAVGIVIEIIVMFPIQRRKYRAGIENLLVLLIGGIPIAMPTVLSVTMAIGSHKLSQQGAITKRMTAIEELAGMDVLCSDKTGTLTLNKLSVDKNLVEVFAKGVDKEHVLLLAARASRVENQDAIDACMVGMLADPKEARAGIREVHFLPFNPTDKRTALTYIDAEGNWHRASKGAPEQIVSLCNCKEDVARKVHSVIEKYAERGLRSLAVARQEVPEKTKESAGGPWQFIGLLPLFDPPRHDSAETIRRALVLGVNVKMITGDQLAIGKETGRRLGMGTNMYPSSALLGQSKDASLESLPVDELIEKADGFAGVFPEHKYEIVKRLQEKKHIVGMTGDGVNDAPALKKADIGIAVDDATDAARSASDIVLTEPGLSVIISAVLTSRCIFQRMKNYTIYAVSITIRIVLGFMLIALIWKFDFAPFMVLIIAILNDGTIMTISKDRVKPSPLPDSWKLNEIFATGVVLGTYLALMTVVFFWAMHKTDFFTNKFGVRSIRDSEFEMMSALYLQVSIVSQALIFVTRSRSWSFVERPGVLLVTAFFLAQLVATLIAVYANWEFARIKGIGWGWAGVIWLFSIVFYFPLDVFKFFIRFVLSGRAWDNLLQNKTAFTTKENYGRGEREAQWATAQRTLHGLQAPESTSHNLFNDKSSYRELSEIAEQAKRRAEIARLRELNTLKGHVESVVKLKGLDIDTINQNYTV from the exons aTGGGTGGCCTCGAGGAGATCAGGAATGAAGCCGTCGATCTG GAGAACATCCCCATCGAGGAGGTGTTCGAGCAGCTGAAATGTACGCGCCAGGGGCTCACCTCCGACGAGGGGGCGCAGCGTGTCGAGATCTTCGGCCTCAACAAGCTCGAGGAGAAGAAG GAGAGCAAGATCCTCAAGTTCCTTGGGTTCATGTGGAACCCTCTGTCCTGGGTCATGGAGATGGCCGCCATCATGGCCATCGCGCTCGCCAACGGCGATGGGAAGCCCCCGGATTGGCAAGATTTCATCGGTATCATCGTGCTCCTGGTCATCAACTCCACCATCTCCTTCATTGAGGAGAACAACGCCGGCAACGCCGCGGCTGCACTCATGGCCAACCTTGCCCCCAAGACAAAG GTGCTCAGGGATGGCCGATGGGGCGAGCAGGAGGCATCAATCTTGGTTCCCGGTGACATCGTGAGCATCAAGCTCGGTGACATCGTCCCTGCTGATGCTCGTCTCCTTGAGGGTGATCCTTTAAAGATTGACCAGTCTGGACTTACTGGAGAGTCCCTCCCAGTGACCAAGAACCCTGGTGATGAGGTCTTCTCTGGTTCGACTTGCAAGCAGGGTGAAATTGAAGCTGTGGTCATTGCCACCGGAGTACACACTTTCTTTGGCAAGGCTGCTCATCTCGTTGACAGCACCAACCAAGTCGGCCACTTCCAGCAGGTCCTCACTGCCATCGGAAACTTCTGTATCATCTCCATCGCAGTGGGAATCGTCATTGAGATCATCGTCATGTTCCCGATCCAGCGCCGCAAGTACCGTGCGGGTATTGAGAACCTGCTGGTCCTCTTGATCGGTGGTATCCCAATTGCCATGCCTACAGTGTTGTCAGTCACCATGGCCATTGGCTCTCACAAACTGTCCCAGCAGGGTGCTATCACTAAGAGGATGACTGCCATTGAAGAGTTGGCTGGCATGGACGTGCTGTGCAGTGACAAGACTGGCACACTCACCCTTAACAAGCTCAGTGTTGACAAGAACCTTGTTGAGGTGTTCGCGAAAGGTGTCGACAAGGAACATGTTCTGTTGTTGGCTGCAAGAGCATCAAGGGTTGAAAACCAGGACGCCATCGATGCTTGTATGGTTGGTATGCTTGCTGATCCTAAGGAGGCAAGAGCTGGCATCAGGGAAGTGCACTTCTTGCCCTTCAACCCTACTGACAAGAGGACTGCTCTGACTTACATCGATGCTGAGGGTAACTGGCACCGTGCCAGCAAGGGCGCTCCTGAGCAG ATTGTTAGCCTGTGCAACTGCAAGGAGGATGTTGCGAGGAAGGTGCACTCTGTGATCGAGAAGTACGCTGAACGTGGGCTTCGTTCGCTTGCTGTTGCAAGACAG GAAGTACCTGAGAAAACAAAGGAATCCGCTGGAGGACCATGGCAATTCATTGGTCTGTTGCCCCTGTTTGACCCCCCGAGGCATGACAGTGCCGAGACCATCCGCAGGGCACTTGTTCTTGGTGTCAATGTCAAGATGATCACAG GTGACCAACTTGCTATTGGAAAGGAGACGGGAAGGAGGCTTGGCATGGGCACAAACATGTATCCTTCCTCTGCATTGCTTGGCCAAAGCAAGGATGCTTCACTTGAGTCACTTCCTGTTGATGAGCTAATTGAGAAGGCTGATGGTTTTGCCGGAGTCTTCCCTG AGCACAAGTATGAGATCGTCAAGAGGCTGCAGGAGAAGAAGCACATTGTTGGTATGACTGGAGATGGTGTCAATGACGCTCCTGCGCTTAAAAAGGCTGACATCGGTATTGCTGTCGATGATGCTACTGATGCTGCAAGGAGTGCATCCGACATTGTGCTTACCGAGCCAGGTCTAAGTGTCATTATCAGTGCTGTCCTCACCAGCAGATGCATTTTCCAGAGGATGAAGAACTACACC ATTTATGCTGTTTCCATCACCATCCGTATTGTG CTTGGCTTTATGCTTATTGCTTTGATCTGGAAATTCGACTTCGCTCCCTTCATGGTCCTTATCATTGCCATTCTCAATGATG GTACTATCATGACTATCTCTAAGGACAGAGTTAAGCCATCTCCCTTGCCCGACAGCTGGAAGCTCAATGAAATCTTTGCCACTGGTGTTGTGCTTGGAACCTACCTTGCTCTCATGACTGTTGTCTTCTTCTGGGCCATGCACAAGACTGACTTCTTCACG AACAAATTCGGTGTCAGGTCAATCAGGGACAGCGAGTTTGAGATGATGTCTGCACTATACCTCCAAGTCAGTATTGTGAGCCAGGCTCTTATCTTCGTGACTCGTTCTCGCAGCTGGTCCTTTGTTGAGCGCCCTGGTGTTCTCTTGGTCACTGCTTTCTTCCTTGCTCAATTG GTTGCAACACTCATCGCTGTCTACGCCAACTGGGAATTCGCCAGGATCAAGGGTATCGGCTGGGGATGGGCTGGTGTTATCTGGCTCTTCAGCATTGTGTTCTACTTCCCGCTCGACGTTTTCAAGTTCTTCATCCGCTTCGTGCTGAGTGGAAGGGCCTGGGACAACCTCCTCCAGAACAAG ACTGCATTCACCACCAAGGAGAACTATGGTAGAGGCGAGAGGGAGGCACAATGGGCAACCGCACAGAGAACCCTTCATGGCCTGCAAGCACCTGAGTCGACCTCCCACAATCTGTTCAACGACAAGAGCAGCTACCGTGAGCTCTCTGAGATCGCCGAGCAAGCCAAGAGAAGAGCTGAGATTGCAAG GCTGAGGGAGCTGAACACTCTCAAGGGCCACGTCGAGTCGGTGGTGAAGCTGAAGGGGCTTGACATTGACACCATCAACCAGAACTACACAGTGTGA